The Gloeocapsa sp. PCC 73106 genome includes a window with the following:
- a CDS encoding type II toxin-antitoxin system VapC family toxin, translating to MSTCFVLDASAVLALLGEEPGHLIVQQALPSSVISTVNLSEVVTKIAAEGIEKEKALQMLSLLGIEVLPFEESDAWTSGFLYPETKHLGLSLGDRACISLGLRLQRTILTADSSWSNIALAVEVKLIR from the coding sequence ATGAGTACGTGTTTTGTTCTCGATGCATCAGCTGTTCTTGCACTCCTTGGAGAAGAACCAGGTCACCTGATTGTACAACAAGCTCTTCCCTCTTCCGTCATAAGCACAGTAAACTTATCAGAGGTAGTGACAAAGATTGCAGCTGAAGGGATAGAGAAAGAAAAAGCTCTTCAGATGCTCTCTCTTCTTGGTATTGAAGTGCTTCCATTTGAAGAAAGTGACGCATGGACCTCTGGTTTCCTTTATCCAGAAACAAAACACCTCGGGCTTTCTCTTGGAGATAGGGCATGTATCAGCCTTGGGCTGCGTTTGCAACGCACTATCCTTACCGCTGATAGTTCCTGGAGTAATATTGCCCTTGCGGTTGAGGTGAAACTCATCCGGTAA
- a CDS encoding AbrB/MazE/SpoVT family DNA-binding domain-containing protein: MTEKQITAEINKDGRILIPSLFRKALNLKEGEKVLILLQEREIRVVPLKEAVKKAQGIFRSFVPEGKSLSEELIKERHEEAKKEKL, from the coding sequence ATGACAGAAAAACAAATAACCGCAGAAATAAATAAAGATGGTAGAATTCTTATCCCGTCTCTTTTTAGAAAAGCCCTTAATCTGAAGGAAGGCGAAAAAGTGCTTATCCTTCTCCAAGAAAGGGAGATTCGAGTTGTTCCACTCAAAGAAGCAGTTAAAAAAGCTCAAGGGATCTTTCGTTCTTTTGTTCCCGAAGGAAAAAGTCTCTCTGAAGAACTCATCAAAGAGCGACATGAAGAAGCAAAAAAAGAAAAACTATGA